The Terracoccus luteus genome includes a region encoding these proteins:
- a CDS encoding ABC transporter ATP-binding protein: MIGFEHVGVTYAGASAPALHDVTLEVPEGELVLVVGPTGSGKSTLLRTVNGLVPHFSGGTLTGRVTVDGLDTAEHRPRDLATVVGLVDQNPASTFVTDVVEDEVAYGMETMGLHATAIRRRVEETLDLFGLTALRARPLGALSGGQQQRVAIASLFAAGPRVLVLDEPTSALDPVAAEEVLASLHRIVHDLGVTVVLAEHRLERVVHHADRVVLVSEGRTSALLDPAEAMEVSQVFPPVVGLSRLAGWSPPPLSVRDARRRAAPLRARLDRASAAGRGDVPDGRDVRDGGAVPPLRAIGPSDAVVVEGARVRRGGRVVVEGLDLTVARGSVTALMGRNGAGKSTLLGALVAQHELSAGRVRLGAAGVDPDAVSARERVRVVGLVPQQPELLLYADTVAGECADADRDFGVPAGSTAAVLDRVSRGVPADRHPRDLSEGQRLELALAVVLAGGPEVLLLDEPTRGLDYGAKQRLGLVLTELAAAGTTVLLATHDVELAAEIADRVVILADGEVVGDGPARDVLAASPAFAPQVTKVLLPQTWLTVAEVAAALEETA; encoded by the coding sequence GTGATCGGCTTCGAGCACGTCGGCGTCACCTACGCCGGGGCGTCGGCACCGGCCCTGCACGACGTCACCCTGGAGGTGCCCGAGGGCGAGCTCGTGCTCGTCGTGGGCCCGACGGGCAGCGGCAAGTCGACGCTGCTGCGCACGGTCAACGGGCTCGTCCCCCACTTCAGCGGCGGCACGCTCACCGGGCGGGTCACCGTCGACGGCCTCGACACCGCCGAGCACCGCCCCCGCGACCTCGCCACCGTCGTCGGCCTCGTCGACCAGAACCCCGCCTCGACCTTCGTCACCGACGTCGTCGAGGACGAGGTGGCCTACGGCATGGAGACGATGGGCCTGCACGCCACGGCCATCCGCCGCCGCGTCGAGGAGACCCTCGACCTCTTCGGCCTCACCGCCCTGCGGGCGCGTCCGCTCGGCGCCCTGTCGGGGGGCCAGCAGCAGCGGGTCGCCATCGCCTCGCTCTTCGCCGCCGGCCCGCGGGTGCTCGTGCTCGACGAGCCGACCTCCGCCCTCGACCCGGTCGCGGCCGAGGAGGTGCTGGCCTCGCTGCACCGCATCGTGCACGACCTCGGTGTCACCGTCGTGCTCGCCGAGCACCGCCTCGAACGCGTCGTGCACCACGCCGACCGGGTCGTGCTCGTGTCGGAGGGTCGCACGTCCGCCCTGCTCGACCCCGCCGAGGCCATGGAGGTCTCGCAGGTCTTCCCGCCCGTCGTCGGCCTCTCGCGCCTCGCCGGCTGGTCACCGCCGCCGCTGTCGGTGCGCGACGCGCGCCGCCGGGCCGCCCCGCTGCGGGCGCGGCTCGACCGGGCGTCCGCCGCGGGCCGCGGCGACGTTCCCGACGGGCGCGACGTTCGCGACGGGGGCGCCGTGCCTCCGCTGCGCGCCATCGGCCCGAGTGACGCCGTCGTCGTCGAGGGCGCCCGGGTGCGGCGCGGCGGTCGCGTCGTCGTCGAGGGCCTCGACCTCACCGTCGCCCGGGGCTCGGTCACCGCCCTGATGGGCCGCAACGGGGCCGGCAAGTCGACGCTGCTCGGTGCCCTCGTCGCCCAGCACGAGCTGTCGGCCGGGCGGGTGCGGCTCGGCGCCGCCGGTGTCGACCCGGATGCCGTGTCGGCCCGTGAGCGCGTCCGGGTCGTCGGGCTCGTCCCCCAGCAGCCCGAGCTGCTGCTCTACGCCGACACCGTGGCCGGCGAGTGCGCCGACGCCGACCGCGACTTCGGCGTCCCGGCCGGTTCGACCGCGGCCGTGCTGGACCGGGTGTCGCGCGGGGTGCCTGCCGACCGGCATCCCCGTGACCTGTCGGAGGGCCAGCGGCTCGAGCTCGCCCTCGCCGTCGTGCTCGCGGGAGGCCCGGAGGTGCTGTTGCTCGACGAGCCGACCCGCGGCCTCGACTACGGGGCCAAGCAGCGGCTCGGGCTCGTGCTCACCGAGCTGGCGGCGGCGGGGACGACCGTGCTGCTCGCCACGCACGACGTCGAGCTGGCCGCCGAGATCGCCGACCGCGTCGTCATCCTCGCCGACGGAGAGGTCGTCGGCGACGGACCGGCCCGCGACGTGCTCGCCGCCTCCCCCGCCTTCGCGCCGCAGGTGACGAAGGTGCTGCTGCCGCAGACCTGGCTGACGGTCGCCGAGGTGGCGGCCGCGCTCGAGGAGACCGCGTGA
- a CDS encoding dipeptidase has product MTDDVLTPAQLDGIRSRVRDLMPQVRADLEALVRIPSVSASSFDQSQVARSAEAVAALLAAEGLEVEVVTEGGRPAVIGHVDGPEGAPTVTLYAHHDVQPPGDESDWTTAPFEPTERDGRLYGRGAADDKAGVMAHVAALRAHAGDLPVGLTIFVEGEEESGSPSLETILERHGDRLAADAIVIADSTNWAVGAPALTTTLRGGVRVVVTVRTLDHSVHSGMYGGAAVDAVTALVRLLATLHDDEGSVAVAGLDSGEAADLDYDEARFREESGLLDGVELIGTGSILSRLWTKPSITTIGIDATSIDKASNTLAAKAAAKISMRLAPTQDPASAFEALKTHLEGHAPWGAKVEVSLEESGPGFAADADGPAYDQARASFADAWGTEPVDIGVGGSIPFISSFVERFPEAAIIVTGVEDPDTRAHGANESLHLGEFEKVCTAEAIFLARMGALRAR; this is encoded by the coding sequence GTGACTGACGACGTGCTCACCCCGGCCCAGCTCGACGGCATCCGATCTCGGGTGCGTGACCTCATGCCGCAGGTGCGCGCCGACCTCGAGGCGCTCGTGCGCATCCCGAGCGTCTCGGCGAGCAGCTTCGACCAGAGCCAGGTGGCGCGCAGCGCCGAGGCCGTCGCGGCCCTGCTCGCGGCCGAGGGGCTCGAGGTCGAGGTCGTGACCGAGGGCGGGCGTCCGGCCGTCATCGGCCACGTCGACGGGCCCGAGGGGGCGCCGACCGTCACCCTCTACGCCCACCACGACGTGCAGCCCCCGGGTGACGAGTCCGACTGGACCACGGCGCCGTTCGAGCCGACCGAGCGCGACGGCCGCCTCTACGGGCGCGGCGCCGCCGACGACAAGGCGGGCGTCATGGCCCACGTCGCCGCGCTGCGCGCCCACGCCGGCGACCTGCCCGTCGGGCTGACGATCTTCGTCGAGGGTGAGGAGGAGTCGGGCTCGCCCTCGCTCGAGACCATCCTCGAGCGGCACGGCGACCGGCTCGCGGCCGACGCCATCGTCATCGCCGACTCGACGAACTGGGCCGTCGGTGCGCCCGCGCTGACGACGACGCTGCGCGGCGGAGTGCGGGTCGTCGTCACGGTGCGCACGCTCGACCACTCGGTGCACTCGGGCATGTACGGCGGCGCGGCGGTCGACGCCGTGACCGCGCTCGTACGGCTGCTCGCGACGCTGCACGACGACGAGGGATCCGTCGCCGTGGCCGGGCTTGACTCGGGGGAGGCGGCCGACCTCGACTACGACGAGGCCCGCTTCCGTGAGGAGTCGGGGCTGCTCGACGGGGTCGAGCTCATCGGCACCGGCTCGATCCTGTCGCGGCTGTGGACCAAGCCGTCGATCACGACCATCGGCATCGACGCCACGTCGATCGACAAGGCCTCGAACACGCTCGCGGCGAAGGCGGCCGCGAAGATCTCGATGCGGCTCGCCCCGACGCAGGACCCGGCCTCGGCGTTCGAGGCGCTGAAGACCCACCTCGAGGGCCACGCGCCGTGGGGCGCGAAGGTCGAGGTCAGCCTCGAGGAGAGCGGCCCGGGCTTCGCGGCCGACGCCGACGGCCCGGCCTACGACCAGGCCCGGGCGTCGTTCGCCGACGCGTGGGGCACCGAGCCGGTCGACATCGGCGTCGGCGGGTCGATCCCGTTCATCTCCTCGTTCGTCGAGCGGTTCCCCGAGGCGGCGATCATCGTCACCGGCGTCGAGGACCCCGACACCCGCGCGCACGGCGCGAACGAGTCGCTGCACCTCGGCGAGTTCGAGAAGGTCTGCACGGCCGAGGCGATCTTCCTCGCCCGCATGGGAGCGCTGCGGGCGCGCTGA
- a CDS encoding glycerate kinase produces MPHGRRAECVRGGGDLAASTSRLGCEDAAVHVLIAPDRYDGALSAPEVGAALAAGWGRAAPHDVLATVPLSDGGPGLLDALAATLDGTLHAVVTTDPLGREVPASVLVTEPGGPTKGPDAGRRTAYVEAAQACGLHLLGEAERDPGVASSHGVGPLVEAALELGVSRLVVGVGGAATNDAGAGLLAALGVGTAARLARGGSDLVSVTEADLDGLDAARERLRGVDLVVATDVDAPLLGLKGTSAVHAERRGATPEQAQSLENALGHFAAVVARVRPPARDLLSGTLLRPEREPGAGAGGGLAFALRLLGGRLVPGVDVVAEAVGLERYLAAADLAVTGLARFDWESLRGTVCVGVAAAASRHGVPAVVVAGEALVGRREAMAAGLSGVYAVAERPAEVQASRADPAGALSRRVERVARTWSPPPR; encoded by the coding sequence GTGCCTCACGGGCGGCGCGCCGAGTGCGTCCGGGGCGGCGGTGACCTCGCGGCGTCGACGTCACGCCTCGGGTGCGAGGATGCCGCGGTGCACGTGCTCATCGCCCCCGACCGCTACGACGGCGCCCTGAGCGCCCCCGAGGTGGGGGCCGCCCTCGCGGCCGGGTGGGGGCGGGCGGCCCCGCACGACGTGCTCGCCACCGTGCCGCTGTCCGACGGCGGCCCGGGTCTGCTCGACGCCCTCGCCGCGACCCTCGACGGCACCCTCCATGCCGTCGTCACGACCGACCCCCTCGGGCGCGAGGTTCCCGCGAGCGTGCTCGTGACGGAGCCCGGTGGACCGACGAAGGGGCCGGACGCCGGTCGACGCACCGCCTACGTCGAGGCCGCCCAGGCCTGCGGCCTGCACCTGCTCGGTGAGGCCGAGCGCGACCCGGGGGTGGCGAGCAGCCACGGTGTCGGACCCCTCGTCGAGGCCGCGCTCGAGCTCGGCGTGTCGCGGCTCGTCGTGGGCGTCGGGGGAGCGGCGACCAACGACGCCGGCGCCGGGCTCCTGGCCGCGCTCGGGGTCGGCACCGCGGCGCGGCTCGCCCGCGGGGGCTCGGACCTCGTGTCGGTCACCGAGGCCGACCTCGACGGCCTCGACGCCGCCCGCGAGCGCCTGCGGGGGGTCGACCTCGTCGTGGCGACCGACGTCGACGCCCCCCTGCTCGGGCTCAAGGGCACGAGCGCCGTGCACGCCGAGCGCCGGGGCGCCACGCCGGAGCAGGCGCAGTCGCTCGAGAACGCGCTCGGCCACTTCGCCGCCGTCGTCGCCCGGGTGCGACCGCCCGCCCGCGACCTGCTGAGCGGCACGCTGCTGCGCCCCGAGCGGGAGCCGGGGGCCGGGGCCGGCGGCGGGCTCGCCTTCGCGCTCCGGCTGCTCGGCGGTCGCCTCGTGCCGGGCGTCGACGTCGTCGCCGAGGCCGTCGGGCTCGAGCGGTACCTCGCCGCCGCCGACCTCGCCGTCACCGGCCTGGCCCGCTTCGACTGGGAGTCGCTGCGCGGCACCGTCTGCGTCGGGGTGGCCGCGGCCGCCTCCCGTCACGGCGTGCCCGCGGTCGTCGTGGCCGGGGAGGCCCTCGTCGGCCGCCGCGAGGCGATGGCCGCCGGCCTCTCGGGCGTCTACGCCGTCGCCGAGCGTCCGGCCGAGGTGCAGGCGAGCCGGGCCGACCCCGCCGGGGCGCTGTCCCGACGGGTCGAGCGGGTGGCCCGCACGTGGTCGCCCCCGCCCCGCTGA
- a CDS encoding alkene reductase → MTSAFEPVRIGAWDLPQRFVMAPLTRNRAGAGMAPTELNAEYYAQRAGAGLIITEGTQPSAVGQGYLDTPGIHSDEQVAGWRLVADAVHAKGGRVVVQLMHAGRIAHPENKDGLETVAPSAFAAPGQIVTATGQQDYPTPRALETDEIPGLVQEFVHAARQAVAAGLDGVEVHAANGYLPHQFLAPTSNQRTDEYGGSPENRARLTVEITRAVAEAIGAERVGIRISPAHNIQGVLEQDEADVAATYESVVEGIAPLGLAYLSILGDPESDLVRDLRKRFDGPVILNTGFSSVTGLADVQDILERDLADVVAVGREFLANPDLVRRWREGAELNTPDDATFYGGGAKGYTDYPTLG, encoded by the coding sequence ATGACGTCCGCCTTCGAGCCCGTCCGCATCGGCGCCTGGGACCTGCCGCAGCGCTTCGTCATGGCGCCGCTGACCCGCAACCGCGCGGGCGCCGGCATGGCCCCCACCGAGCTCAACGCCGAGTACTACGCCCAGCGCGCCGGCGCCGGTCTCATCATCACCGAGGGCACGCAGCCCAGCGCCGTCGGCCAGGGCTACCTCGACACCCCCGGCATCCACTCCGACGAGCAGGTCGCCGGCTGGCGCCTCGTCGCCGACGCGGTGCACGCGAAGGGCGGGCGCGTCGTCGTCCAGCTCATGCACGCCGGCCGCATCGCCCACCCCGAGAACAAGGACGGCCTCGAGACCGTCGCCCCGAGCGCCTTCGCGGCCCCGGGCCAGATCGTCACCGCCACCGGCCAGCAGGACTACCCGACACCTCGTGCCCTCGAGACCGACGAGATCCCGGGCCTCGTGCAGGAGTTCGTCCACGCCGCCCGCCAGGCGGTCGCGGCCGGTCTCGACGGTGTCGAGGTGCACGCGGCCAACGGCTACCTGCCCCACCAGTTCCTCGCCCCGACGAGCAACCAGCGCACGGACGAGTACGGCGGCTCGCCCGAGAACCGGGCCCGCCTGACGGTCGAGATCACCCGCGCGGTGGCCGAGGCCATCGGCGCCGAGCGCGTCGGCATCCGCATCAGCCCGGCGCACAACATCCAGGGCGTGCTCGAGCAGGACGAGGCCGACGTGGCCGCCACGTACGAGTCCGTCGTCGAGGGCATCGCGCCGCTCGGCCTGGCCTACCTCAGCATCCTCGGTGACCCCGAGTCCGACCTCGTGCGCGACCTGCGCAAGCGCTTCGACGGCCCCGTCATCCTCAACACCGGCTTCTCGTCGGTCACGGGCCTCGCCGACGTCCAGGACATCCTCGAGCGCGACCTCGCCGACGTCGTGGCCGTGGGGCGCGAGTTCCTCGCCAACCCCGACCTCGTGCGCCGGTGGCGTGAAGGCGCCGAGCTCAACACCCCCGACGACGCCACCTTCTACGGCGGCGGGGCGAAGGGCTACACCGACTACCCGACGCTCGGCTGA
- a CDS encoding serine hydrolase domain-containing protein — protein sequence MSAAGGAGGVHVDRVSDGLARDLDRRLVEAQRRWRSPGVSAGVVRDGILVWSGHVGAARLAEPGGADGDAGTADTPVDDDTRFMIGSVTKTFTALAVMSLRDEGRLDLDDTLGDHLSGQRHARVPMRQLLAHASGLQREPVGHIWESLEAPDRDAFLAGVEQAEQVLPSHHAFHYSNLAYGLLGQVLETVTGQDYERVVTERVLTPLGMTRTTLAPGDDRARGYQVDPYAGTATEEPLFTLNATAPLGGLWSTVADLAAYAAYVADPDDRVVRPETVAEMCRPIIMTDPDGWSGAYGLGFGMGRRGDRVFVGHGGAMPGFLTGLRVRRPEKVGAVVFANSTADATCLGLATDLVEAVVDAEPVLAPAWVPERPAPQLQHLLGLWWSEGSPITFFVRDGRLWSRLVDDDPLSETRYEPEGTDRYRAVEGRERGEVLEVVRAGDGTVAKLYFATYAVTRHPLAFADLQG from the coding sequence GTGAGCGCTGCCGGGGGAGCGGGCGGCGTGCACGTCGACCGGGTCTCCGACGGGTTGGCCCGTGACCTCGACCGTCGGCTCGTCGAGGCCCAGCGCCGGTGGCGCTCACCCGGCGTGAGCGCGGGCGTGGTGCGCGACGGCATCCTCGTCTGGTCCGGCCACGTCGGCGCGGCGAGGCTGGCGGAGCCCGGCGGCGCGGACGGTGACGCCGGCACCGCCGACACCCCCGTCGACGACGACACCCGCTTCATGATCGGCTCGGTGACCAAGACCTTCACCGCCCTCGCCGTCATGTCGCTGCGCGACGAGGGTCGGCTCGACCTCGACGACACGCTCGGCGACCACCTCAGCGGGCAGCGGCACGCCCGGGTCCCGATGCGCCAGCTGCTCGCCCACGCGTCGGGCCTGCAGCGCGAGCCGGTGGGCCACATCTGGGAGAGCCTCGAGGCCCCCGACCGGGACGCCTTCCTCGCCGGGGTCGAGCAGGCCGAGCAGGTGCTGCCGTCGCACCACGCCTTCCACTACTCCAACCTCGCGTACGGGCTGCTCGGCCAGGTGCTCGAGACGGTCACGGGTCAGGACTACGAGCGGGTCGTCACCGAGCGCGTGCTCACCCCGCTGGGGATGACCCGCACGACCCTCGCGCCGGGTGACGACCGCGCCCGTGGCTACCAGGTCGACCCGTATGCGGGGACCGCGACCGAGGAGCCGCTCTTCACCCTCAACGCCACCGCGCCGCTCGGCGGCCTGTGGTCGACGGTGGCCGACCTCGCCGCCTACGCGGCGTACGTCGCGGACCCTGACGACCGCGTCGTGCGGCCCGAGACGGTGGCCGAGATGTGCCGGCCGATCATCATGACCGACCCCGACGGCTGGTCGGGCGCATACGGGCTCGGCTTCGGCATGGGCCGGCGCGGCGACCGCGTCTTCGTCGGGCACGGCGGCGCCATGCCCGGGTTCCTCACCGGGCTGCGGGTGCGCCGACCGGAGAAGGTCGGCGCGGTCGTCTTCGCCAACAGCACGGCCGACGCGACGTGCCTCGGGCTCGCCACCGACCTCGTCGAGGCCGTCGTCGACGCCGAGCCCGTGCTCGCCCCCGCGTGGGTGCCCGAGCGGCCCGCCCCGCAGCTGCAGCACCTGCTCGGCCTGTGGTGGTCGGAGGGGTCGCCGATCACGTTCTTCGTCCGCGACGGTCGGCTGTGGTCCCGCCTGGTCGACGACGACCCGCTGTCGGAGACCCGCTACGAGCCCGAGGGCACCGACCGCTACCGGGCCGTCGAGGGTCGCGAGCGCGGTGAGGTGCTCGAGGTGGTGCGGGCCGGTGACGGCACGGTCGCCAAGCTGTACTTCGCGACGTATGCCGTCACCCGGCATCCGCTCGCGTTCGCCGACCTGCAGGGCTGA
- a CDS encoding DUF3043 domain-containing protein, translating to MFGRKKTLNDELTETTAAVDARPGAKNRPTPKRREQEAANKRPLIVTDRKAAGKVDKVARREAQMKQRAGMLAGDERYLPPRDKGPRRKFIRDTVDSRWNIGEFLLPVMLLVLLLSFVRTSWALLSVFILVYGLIIVSVLDAVLMWRRTKKRLDGSRLGEPQRGEAMYAIMRAFQMRRTRMPKPKVARGERPTL from the coding sequence GTGTTCGGACGCAAGAAGACCCTCAACGACGAGCTCACCGAGACGACCGCCGCGGTCGACGCCCGCCCGGGAGCCAAGAACCGCCCCACGCCCAAGCGGCGCGAGCAGGAGGCCGCCAACAAGCGCCCGCTCATCGTCACCGACCGCAAGGCGGCCGGCAAGGTCGACAAGGTCGCCCGCCGTGAGGCGCAGATGAAGCAGCGCGCCGGCATGCTCGCCGGCGACGAGCGCTACCTGCCGCCGCGCGACAAGGGGCCGCGTCGCAAGTTCATCCGCGACACCGTCGACTCGCGCTGGAACATCGGCGAGTTCCTGCTGCCCGTCATGCTCCTCGTGCTGCTGCTCAGCTTCGTGCGCACGAGCTGGGCGCTGCTCTCGGTCTTCATCCTCGTCTACGGGCTCATCATCGTCTCGGTGCTCGACGCCGTGCTCATGTGGCGCCGCACGAAGAAGCGCCTCGACGGCAGCCGCCTCGGCGAGCCCCAGCGGGGTGAGGCGATGTACGCGATCATGCGCGCGTTCCAGATGCGCCGTACGCGCATGCCGAAGCCCAAGGTGGCCCGGGGTGAGCGCCCCACCCTCTGA
- a CDS encoding energy-coupling factor transporter transmembrane component T: MTRPERVRERLQHPAAWWLWGLGLATAASRTTNPVLLLLVVGVCVVVVTERADPSVANPLVPFLVLGAVIVVLRLLVTVVLGNGTGGSTVLFTLPRVPLPEWAGGIRIGGPVALESLLYALYDSLRLAAVLACLGAANALASPRRLLRYLPATLYDVGTAVVVGLTFAPQLLADARTVRSSRALRGHDARGLRETARLAVPVLETAFERSLGLAASMESRGYGRALRSTPRDRRLASAMALLGVLGVLGGLYGLLDGSVGGALGLPLLVVGALLAAASLVVGASRDTRSRHRRDEWALSETLTVACGAVAAGALVVGSVAGWEGVVPPQSPALPAVPLPAVLALVVAAAPAVLTPRPRRVHDVQEVTA, encoded by the coding sequence GTGACGCGACCCGAGCGAGTGCGTGAGCGACTGCAGCACCCCGCGGCCTGGTGGCTGTGGGGGCTCGGCCTCGCGACGGCGGCCTCGCGCACGACCAACCCCGTGCTGCTGCTGCTCGTCGTCGGGGTCTGCGTCGTCGTCGTCACCGAGCGCGCCGACCCGTCGGTGGCCAACCCGCTGGTGCCCTTCCTCGTGCTCGGCGCGGTCATCGTCGTGCTGCGCCTGCTCGTCACCGTCGTGCTCGGCAACGGCACGGGCGGGTCGACCGTGCTCTTCACGCTGCCGCGGGTTCCCCTGCCGGAGTGGGCCGGTGGCATCCGCATCGGCGGACCGGTCGCCCTCGAGTCGCTGCTCTACGCGCTGTACGACAGCCTCCGCCTCGCCGCGGTGCTCGCCTGCCTGGGCGCCGCCAACGCCCTCGCCAGCCCGCGACGGCTGCTGCGCTACCTGCCGGCCACGCTCTACGACGTCGGCACGGCCGTCGTCGTGGGCCTCACCTTCGCCCCCCAGCTGCTCGCTGACGCCCGCACCGTCCGCAGCTCGCGGGCGCTGCGCGGACACGACGCCCGCGGCCTCCGCGAGACGGCCCGCCTCGCCGTGCCCGTGCTCGAGACCGCCTTCGAGCGCTCCCTCGGGCTCGCGGCCTCGATGGAGTCGCGGGGCTACGGCCGGGCGCTGCGCTCGACCCCGCGCGACCGTCGCCTCGCGTCTGCCATGGCCCTGCTCGGCGTGCTCGGTGTGCTCGGTGGCCTCTACGGGCTGCTCGACGGGTCCGTCGGTGGGGCGCTCGGCCTCCCACTGCTCGTCGTCGGCGCCCTGCTGGCCGCGGCGAGCCTCGTCGTCGGTGCGTCACGCGACACCCGCTCGCGGCACCGCCGCGACGAGTGGGCCCTGAGCGAGACCCTCACCGTCGCCTGCGGTGCGGTCGCGGCAGGCGCGCTCGTCGTCGGGTCCGTGGCCGGCTGGGAGGGCGTCGTCCCACCCCAGTCGCCCGCGCTGCCGGCGGTACCCCTCCCCGCGGTGCTCGCTCTCGTGGTGGCGGCCGCTCCCGCCGTGCTCACGCCCCGCCCGCGCCGGGTGCACGACGTGCAGGAGGTGACGGCGTGA
- the nadA gene encoding quinolinate synthase NadA has protein sequence MTTTATAPGSAPAPLPLLVLGQGTDLHTERGVECPGDLPAASDPDLVARARAAKAALGDSVFVLGHHYQRDEVIEFADVTGDSFKLARDAAARPDAPHIVFCGVHFMAESADILTSDEQTVILPDLAAGCSMADMAAIAQVEDCWEQLAEAGVADRTLPVTYMNSSAAIKAFTGRHGGTICTSSNAQTALEWAFEQVGGVDGDGKVLFLPDQHLGRNTAVRELGLSLDDCVVWDPHRPHGGLTPEQLAGARMILWRGHCSVHGRFTVDAVETARREIPGVRVIVHPECRYEVVELADEVGSTEKIIQTIAAAPDGTSWVVGTELNLVRRLGTMFPNQRITFLEKNVCYCSTMNRIDLPHLVWALESLVEGRVVNPIRVDPTVAAEARAALDRMLALPGRTHRD, from the coding sequence ATGACGACGACGGCGACGGCTCCCGGCTCGGCTCCTGCCCCTCTGCCCCTGCTCGTGCTCGGGCAGGGCACCGACCTGCACACCGAGCGGGGTGTCGAGTGCCCGGGCGACCTGCCGGCGGCGTCGGACCCCGACCTCGTGGCGCGCGCGCGGGCGGCCAAGGCGGCGCTCGGCGACTCCGTGTTCGTGCTCGGGCACCACTACCAGCGCGACGAGGTCATCGAGTTCGCCGACGTCACCGGCGACTCGTTCAAGCTCGCCCGCGACGCGGCGGCCCGGCCCGACGCCCCGCACATCGTCTTCTGCGGCGTGCACTTCATGGCCGAGTCGGCCGACATCCTCACGAGCGACGAGCAGACCGTGATCCTGCCCGACCTCGCCGCCGGGTGCTCGATGGCCGACATGGCCGCGATCGCCCAGGTCGAGGACTGCTGGGAGCAGCTCGCCGAGGCCGGCGTCGCCGACCGCACGCTGCCGGTGACGTACATGAACAGCTCGGCGGCCATCAAGGCCTTCACCGGGCGGCACGGCGGCACCATCTGCACGAGCTCGAACGCGCAGACCGCGCTCGAGTGGGCCTTCGAGCAGGTCGGTGGGGTCGACGGAGACGGCAAGGTGCTCTTCCTGCCCGACCAGCACCTCGGGCGCAACACCGCGGTGCGCGAGCTCGGCCTGTCGCTCGACGACTGCGTCGTGTGGGACCCGCACCGCCCCCACGGCGGCCTCACCCCCGAGCAGCTGGCCGGGGCGCGGATGATCCTGTGGCGCGGCCACTGCTCGGTGCACGGCCGGTTCACGGTCGACGCCGTCGAGACGGCCCGCCGCGAGATCCCCGGAGTGCGCGTCATCGTGCACCCCGAGTGCCGCTACGAGGTCGTCGAGCTGGCCGACGAGGTGGGCTCGACGGAGAAGATCATCCAGACCATCGCGGCCGCTCCCGACGGCACGTCATGGGTCGTCGGCACCGAGCTCAACCTCGTGCGCCGGCTCGGGACGATGTTCCCCAACCAGCGCATCACCTTCCTCGAGAAGAACGTCTGCTACTGCTCGACGATGAACCGGATCGACCTGCCGCACCTCGTGTGGGCGCTCGAGTCGCTCGTCGAGGGCCGGGTCGTCAACCCGATCCGGGTCGACCCGACCGTCGCCGCGGAGGCGCGGGCCGCCCTCGACCGGATGCTGGCGCTGCCCGGCCGGACGCACCGCGACTGA
- a CDS encoding SCO2322 family protein has protein sequence MNARQPITRRRPAAAARLLVALLLAAGLGALTVAPAQAAAYRFWGFFTESGTSWTFAQKGPDQTVPADGTVDGWRFAVADESSSRFPRATPTFDELCSTTPKQDGLKRVGLVVDFGRAADSESASTPPEPTARCASVPTQASSTDVLKSVGELRVEGGLVCAVAGYPASGCGGEVKEVSSAAAAADTPVQLTLPGAATSSAPSTPAGQAVAEGAAAGTSAGTVVAYVVAALAIIAVLVVVLLRSRARARRGEH, from the coding sequence GTGAACGCCCGTCAACCCATCACGCGTCGACGGCCCGCTGCGGCGGCCCGCCTGCTCGTGGCGCTGCTGCTCGCCGCCGGGCTCGGCGCCCTGACCGTCGCACCCGCCCAGGCCGCGGCCTACCGCTTCTGGGGCTTCTTCACCGAGAGCGGCACCTCGTGGACCTTCGCGCAGAAGGGCCCCGACCAGACCGTGCCCGCCGACGGCACCGTCGACGGCTGGCGCTTCGCCGTCGCCGACGAGAGCTCGAGCCGCTTCCCGCGGGCCACCCCCACGTTCGACGAGCTGTGCAGCACCACCCCGAAGCAGGACGGTCTCAAGCGTGTCGGCCTCGTCGTCGACTTCGGCCGTGCGGCCGACTCCGAGAGCGCCAGTACCCCGCCCGAGCCGACGGCCCGCTGCGCCTCCGTGCCCACCCAGGCGAGCAGCACCGATGTGCTCAAGTCGGTCGGTGAGCTGCGCGTCGAGGGCGGGCTCGTGTGCGCGGTGGCCGGCTACCCGGCATCCGGCTGCGGCGGCGAGGTCAAGGAGGTGAGCAGCGCGGCGGCGGCGGCTGACACGCCCGTGCAGCTCACCCTCCCCGGTGCGGCCACGTCGAGCGCCCCCTCCACCCCCGCCGGCCAGGCGGTCGCCGAGGGCGCCGCCGCGGGCACGTCCGCCGGAACGGTCGTCGCCTACGTCGTGGCGGCCCTCGCCATCATCGCCGTGCTCGTCGTCGTGCTGCTGCGCTCGCGGGCCCGGGCCCGCCGTGGCGAGCACTGA